A region from the Solibacillus sp. FSL H8-0523 genome encodes:
- a CDS encoding S-layer homology domain-containing protein has protein sequence MNKKFKLLFLLSSSFVLMLLLAVPLKGSAQSIDFSGGIKNEYEYEEYFFLTGQPVKFTGTNKAVTVTTKESKGKLTETYKLTLTGPNGEKLSRNFAYTYDVTNYEQIGQSTATGTVTKFTEKVTIGSQTFTLLDYQLSDSTVTDKRPASDYYAGNAIARKTYSVVSAEGGRGKSSTTQTITVHIDSRDEGYENFWGATETQTNEIEIHFANGTVGIVKNKVSTAKSRTLEYNESEASLSSFDGNYKTISSADTLSEYEFDLPNASGKVAIDIAYMPLIEMLKIPKFRDLSSSWAREEIEKLYSLGILDDESNFFSPNTPAERYDFAIAIGKAIDIRVLENTKKKTPTKTIFKDVKRTVKDHNYLVAAVNKGVIKGITLETFEPDSFLTREQAATIMVRALGLEQKAPDPNFATHYKDDKKISDYARDSVYVATEIGLLEGKDNNTFDPRGKLTRAESAAIIERFLRYLEADLKENYRDNILFFN, from the coding sequence TTACTAGCAGTACCACTTAAAGGTTCAGCTCAATCGATTGATTTTTCAGGTGGCATAAAAAATGAGTATGAATATGAAGAATACTTTTTCTTGACAGGCCAACCGGTTAAATTCACTGGAACGAATAAGGCAGTTACTGTAACCACGAAGGAAAGTAAAGGCAAGCTTACAGAAACCTATAAATTAACGCTGACAGGTCCTAATGGTGAAAAATTATCGCGAAATTTTGCCTATACATATGATGTAACAAATTATGAACAAATTGGGCAAAGCACAGCAACGGGAACAGTTACAAAATTCACAGAAAAAGTAACGATTGGTTCACAGACGTTTACGCTGTTAGATTATCAGCTTTCAGATAGTACTGTTACAGACAAACGTCCAGCTTCTGACTATTATGCAGGCAATGCGATTGCACGAAAAACGTATTCAGTTGTATCAGCTGAAGGCGGTAGAGGGAAATCATCGACAACGCAAACAATTACCGTGCATATTGATAGTCGTGACGAAGGTTATGAAAACTTCTGGGGTGCTACGGAAACCCAAACAAACGAAATCGAAATTCATTTTGCTAATGGAACGGTAGGCATTGTTAAAAATAAAGTTTCTACGGCTAAATCACGCACATTAGAGTACAACGAAAGCGAAGCGAGTTTATCGAGTTTTGATGGGAACTATAAAACAATTAGCTCAGCCGATACATTGTCAGAGTATGAATTTGATTTACCGAATGCTAGTGGGAAAGTAGCGATTGATATTGCGTATATGCCATTAATCGAAATGCTAAAAATCCCGAAATTCCGTGACCTTTCATCAAGTTGGGCACGTGAGGAAATTGAAAAGTTATATTCTTTAGGTATTTTAGATGACGAATCGAATTTCTTCTCTCCGAATACGCCAGCTGAGCGCTATGATTTTGCAATTGCAATTGGTAAAGCAATTGACATTCGTGTATTAGAGAATACGAAGAAAAAAACACCAACAAAGACGATTTTTAAAGATGTAAAACGTACAGTCAAAGATCACAATTATCTGGTAGCAGCTGTGAATAAAGGCGTTATTAAAGGAATTACCCTTGAAACGTTTGAACCAGATAGCTTTTTAACACGTGAGCAAGCTGCAACAATTATGGTGCGTGCATTGGGTCTTGAACAAAAAGCACCAGATCCAAATTTTGCTACCCATTATAAGGATGACAAGAAAATTTCAGACTACGCACGTGATTCAGTGTATGTTGCAACAGAAATCGGTCTCTTAGAAGGAAAAGACAATAACACATTCGATCCAAGAGGGAAGTTAACACGTGCAGAATCAGCTGCAATTATTGAACGCTTCTTACGCTATTTAGAAGCAGACTTAAAAGAAAACTATCGTGACAATATTCTGTTCTTCAACTAG
- a CDS encoding vWA domain-containing protein: MKKLKRYMALVLSSVLILSLMLPFSASPVEAANTKIADIPTTNAKYTAIKWVIDNNYLEIKPGNKFQPSDAVSELELIKAFSKLDQNFQFDLSTMDTNQNDFYYNYYGNLNIPLYGVTNKSKRSATLSRGQFARIYAAASGLDLSEIQAVRYLYMNDITVGTTGKKTYEDYVPNNTLKRGDFAIFMYRIHNQGKLEIEGLATTAAGKDNNKITLPTNFVTSKNSTVNIPTTPGQSTNDKQTRPDIYKAVKSISVANEELIANGVDSTLISIDLRDSYGNDISYEESLAFKVTSVAGAKVSDTNTSTGKEATTVYTDGPHLNVFVTAPASSKSLVDTIRFEMVNPTEKYHTYKNQVIEASVRYIPKAELRVTYEVYDPEQTEWNSGNVDPGIKPLPALPSGLVNTVTVPFTPNGTIDIESFDVDEKLMTGTKWEMYTNQQGTLTQGDVTSDEIQYGNAELKLHGQIISVQLFEQILTYMIEGPENDSSWGGLGSAKVTYTINSEGRASYDLQGVISDEYTAKYDSMIHAVIIYLLDNNEFVPNSDGITLAHEDTIRVIQAMYDRLSLMDKNILQKERPELIGKLQGAISKIEVLLKGKELQERPEGMDRYTKIIVNLVAPSGYIITDYRGTVEVTYNGKTRVVSFNTNTKDYNKGTGSPGSAVVYFDDIVYGKSDVKVRLVDLDARYDKVIGSLKGQTITKKIFANQRFENNLCSVESEVMFVVDHSGSMNGRDPVNFTKDKVKQTAAQLQADPTHVYRFNTKAIHEVTDKAEEIAQMDSLLNQKRGGGTNIVTSLKTALNNFTTNEYTNKAIILITDGYSNTSGLDDVLRTAKQRGIVIHTVSVGSYKQVNEKLLKDIASETKGTYQNILEIENLHGALQSIINSILCKTPVSNNSCLVGDTLFNNTDVRIETEKVTIIADVNTSCTEVKGVRVIFYTTSGNTQYDLPARGSSRYMHRPNLYEFPEFDLFTEVEFQALNADGNVIAMKIHNM; the protein is encoded by the coding sequence ATGAAAAAACTAAAGCGTTATATGGCGCTTGTTTTATCAAGCGTTCTCATTCTTTCGTTAATGTTGCCATTTAGTGCTTCACCAGTTGAAGCGGCTAATACAAAAATTGCGGATATTCCGACAACAAATGCGAAATATACTGCAATCAAATGGGTTATCGATAACAACTATTTAGAAATTAAGCCAGGTAATAAATTTCAACCAAGTGATGCTGTTTCGGAATTAGAATTAATAAAGGCATTTTCTAAACTAGATCAAAACTTCCAATTTGATCTTTCAACAATGGATACAAACCAAAATGATTTTTACTATAATTACTACGGCAATTTAAATATCCCACTGTACGGTGTAACAAACAAAAGTAAACGTTCAGCTACATTATCACGTGGTCAGTTTGCACGTATTTATGCAGCAGCAAGCGGTTTAGACTTATCGGAAATTCAAGCTGTACGTTATTTGTACATGAATGATATTACAGTTGGGACAACGGGCAAGAAAACATATGAAGATTATGTGCCGAATAATACATTAAAACGTGGAGACTTTGCGATTTTTATGTATCGTATTCATAACCAAGGTAAGCTTGAAATTGAAGGCTTAGCAACTACTGCTGCAGGAAAAGACAATAACAAAATTACGTTACCAACAAATTTTGTTACATCTAAAAATAGCACAGTAAATATTCCAACAACACCTGGGCAAAGTACAAATGATAAACAAACACGACCAGATATCTATAAAGCTGTAAAAAGTATTTCTGTAGCAAATGAAGAGTTGATTGCCAATGGAGTCGATTCAACACTCATTTCGATTGATTTACGAGATAGCTATGGGAATGATATTTCGTATGAGGAGTCATTAGCGTTTAAAGTGACATCGGTGGCAGGTGCAAAAGTTTCGGATACAAATACAAGTACAGGTAAAGAAGCAACAACTGTGTATACGGATGGTCCGCACTTAAATGTATTTGTCACAGCACCAGCATCATCTAAATCGTTAGTAGATACGATTCGCTTTGAAATGGTGAACCCGACGGAAAAATATCACACCTATAAAAATCAAGTGATTGAAGCCTCTGTTCGTTACATACCAAAAGCAGAGCTACGTGTGACGTATGAAGTATATGATCCAGAGCAAACCGAATGGAACAGTGGTAACGTTGACCCGGGTATTAAGCCATTACCCGCATTACCTAGTGGTCTGGTAAATACAGTAACAGTTCCATTTACGCCAAATGGTACAATTGATATAGAAAGTTTCGATGTCGATGAGAAATTAATGACAGGTACAAAATGGGAAATGTATACAAATCAACAAGGGACGTTAACTCAAGGTGACGTCACTTCTGATGAAATTCAATACGGCAATGCTGAGTTGAAATTACACGGACAAATCATTTCTGTACAATTATTCGAACAAATTTTAACTTACATGATTGAGGGCCCTGAAAATGATTCATCATGGGGGGGCTTAGGTTCAGCAAAGGTGACCTATACAATCAATAGTGAGGGGCGTGCTTCTTACGATTTACAAGGCGTCATTAGTGATGAATATACAGCAAAATATGATTCTATGATTCATGCAGTTATTATTTATCTATTAGATAATAATGAGTTTGTCCCGAATTCAGATGGCATTACATTAGCACATGAAGATACAATTAGAGTCATTCAAGCAATGTATGATCGATTAAGTTTAATGGATAAAAACATTTTACAAAAAGAGCGTCCTGAATTAATTGGTAAATTACAAGGGGCCATTTCAAAAATTGAAGTATTACTAAAAGGGAAAGAATTGCAAGAGCGTCCAGAAGGTATGGACCGTTATACAAAGATTATTGTCAATCTAGTAGCGCCAAGTGGTTATATTATTACTGATTACCGCGGTACAGTAGAAGTAACATATAACGGTAAAACTCGTGTCGTATCATTTAATACGAATACAAAGGACTACAATAAAGGAACAGGTAGCCCAGGCTCAGCAGTTGTTTACTTTGATGATATTGTTTATGGTAAATCGGATGTAAAGGTTCGTTTAGTGGATCTAGATGCTCGTTACGATAAAGTAATTGGATCATTAAAAGGGCAAACAATTACGAAAAAGATTTTTGCGAATCAACGTTTTGAGAACAATTTATGTTCAGTAGAATCAGAGGTTATGTTTGTAGTTGACCATTCAGGTTCGATGAATGGTCGTGATCCAGTAAACTTTACAAAAGATAAGGTGAAGCAAACAGCCGCACAATTACAAGCAGACCCAACACATGTATATCGATTTAACACAAAAGCAATCCATGAGGTGACGGATAAGGCAGAAGAAATTGCTCAAATGGATAGCTTGTTAAATCAAAAACGTGGGGGCGGAACAAACATTGTAACATCGTTAAAAACTGCGCTAAATAACTTTACAACGAACGAATATACGAACAAAGCGATTATCTTAATTACAGATGGTTATTCTAATACGAGTGGTTTAGATGATGTGTTACGTACAGCGAAGCAACGCGGCATTGTGATTCATACCGTTTCTGTAGGCTCGTATAAGCAAGTCAATGAAAAGTTGTTAAAAGATATTGCCTCTGAAACGAAAGGCACGTATCAAAATATTTTAGAAATCGAAAATTTACACGGTGCGTTACAATCGATTATTAATTCGATTTTATGTAAAACACCAGTAAGTAATAATAGTTGCTTAGTTGGGGATACACTGTTTAATAATACAGATGTACGAATTGAGACAGAAAAAGTGACGATTATTGCAGATGTGAATACAAGCTGTACAGAAGTAAAAGGTGTTCGTGTTATTTTCTACACAACAAGTGGTAATACGCAATACGATTTACCGGCACGTGGTTCATCGCGTTATATGCATCGACCGAACTTGTATGAGTTCCCAGAATTCGATCTATTTACAGAGGTTGAATTCCAAGCATTAAACGCGGACGGAAATGTCATTGCAATGAAAATTCATAATATGTAA